The genomic region CCTCCCCTCTCCAAGGGCAGGTCCATCCCTCCCAAAGCTGGTCTGTGGGTACTGCATCCTTTCTTGTGTCCTAGAGTAGGTATAACAGCCAAGCCCGGGTGCACCACCCACTTCTGTCCTCAAGCTGCTCCATGGTTGTGCAGGAATGGGTTTGGGGATCCCAAGTGTTGTGATCAGATGGGTCCTATGCTATGGCCTCTCCCTGGCCTGGTGATGCCAAAGAGATCCACGGCAGTCCAACACCCAACTTGGGCCCTCCTCTTTTGGCTGATGTGGGATCTGCCTGTGTCAGGAACTGAGGCGCTGACCTGGCCACTGCTTGACCGGGATGTTTCTGCAGCATCTTTTTCCCACCTTCTTGTTGGTTACACTCAGCCTTAGTTCCTGTGGGCTGCTGAGGAGTGGGTCACTTTGACCCTCTTGCCTTGTTCCTTCTGTAGGACTCACACCGTCCAGGACCCATGACATGACTCAGCTGGAGCAGCGGGGGGAGCCCTGTGTGCTTACCGGGGGAGTCTCAACCACAGCCACACCAGCAGGTACttggagggaggtggaggaggctgggggtgAACCCAAGGATGAGTTCGCACCAGGAGTCTCCCCAGGAGGCCCTGATGTTTTGGTGTCAGACAAGGGGCCAAGGCTGATTTCCATCTTTTTTCCATCAGCTGACCACTTCTCAGCTGCCAGGGCTGTCACCTACCCTCTCTTCCACTCTGCAGTGCTCGCTGACAGTGGCCTCATTTTCTACTGTTTTATGACATGGCCAGTCAGCTGTGGCCATGAGAGGAAACACAGGAGagcctaagaaaaaaaaaacaaaacaaagttgaTTGTGTTCACAGGTCTGAAGAGGTAGTCCCTACCTGCCGAGGGGGGAAGCGGGGGGTCACACTGGAGGGAGTGGGCTCCAACAAGcagggggaagcagagggtgagGACCTGTCAGCAGGTGCCTTTGTTGGTGGGGActgttggggattttctccctGGGACTTGGAAGCGATGAACCTGAAAGAAGGACactcggacagtctcttgcaaggactgacaagtttatttctgcagtcaagcctttttatagaagtaggaacaaagagcttagagtataCAGCCAACAGAGCACGTACGGGGTGAACACCTACTCAGTAAAAATGTTTCAAGGACAGTGCGCTCTAAGTGACCCATGAGCTTATCCCATAACCCGTTTTCTCAAGCAacatcctgaatatttattattaaatcttggcaccgggcataaccaaaggcaggagatgtttttctgcccGGGCACATCAAGCTGGGGTATTTCTGGCcttcgccattttcccaaggacttcctCCAACCGGCTATTTTGTACCGGGCTTCCCAACAGGGAGAGTACAAGAAAAGGCACAATGGGATTTTATGGGTGCATTTGAACATAACTAGGTCACACTCAGGGGAGGACAAGAAGGGCTGCTTGTGCGGGGGACCAGCCTCCTTACACCAGTGCACCTGGGCAGGGTGCTCCAGCCTGTGTGTTGGGATGCTGACACAGCTGGAAATAGGGAGCTTCACAGGTTACAGTACAGATGATGCTGTGGTATCTCAACATCCTTAGCAATGCTCACTGTAATGGGTGACACTTGCCACCTAAGTTGTGGCGATGCTAAAGGTCACTGGAAGATTTGGGTTTTGCCACTGAAGGCAAGTTGCGACAAAGGTGAGAACTAAGAACGGTCCCAGGAACCCCTTACTGCCTGTGTCAGACACGTGTGAGGGTGCTGCCCTGTCCCGCCAAAGTCTACATACTCCACAGACACTTCATCAGCATTTCTGCACTTGCAGGTTGTTGGTGTGGAGCAGAGGCTGATGAGGCACCTTCTGAGCAGAGTGGTTGTGTAGAAGTGGACAGAGCAAACCTTCACCAACACCAGAACCTGAACTCTGGAGAGAAACCTTCAACAAGAGAAGAGCATGAGGGGAATGGGAAGGTCTCCCCAGGAAGCTCTGGTCTTCCCAAGCCTCAGGAGGCTCCTAGTGGAGGGGAGCCATGTAGGAGCACCAAAAGTGGGCAGGGCGTTCCCCCTGGGAAAAGGCATTACAGGTGTAGTGAGTGTGGGAAAGCCTTTGGTCAGAAATACTTACTTGTTCAGCACCAGAGACTACACACAGGAGAAAAGCCTTAtgaatgcagtgaatgtgggaaattattcagccataaatcCAACCTTTTTATACATCAAATAGTTCACACTGGTGAAAGACCTTACGGGTGTAGTGAATGTGGAAAATCCTTTAGCCGCAATGCTGACCTCATTCAACACCGGAGAGTccacactggagaaaagccttttaaatgcagtgaatgtggaaaagccttcagGCACAATTCCACACTTGTTCAGCATCACAGAATCCACACTGGAGTAAGGCCTTATGAGTGCAGCGAATGTGGGAAGTTCTTTAGCTTTAACTCAAGCCTCATGAAGCATCAgagagttcacactggagaaagacCTTATAAGTGCAGCGAATGTGGGAAATTCTATAGCCACAAGTCAAGCCTTATTAATCACTGgagagttcacactggagaaaggccttatgaATGCAGCGAATGTGGGAAATTTTTTAGCCAAAGCTCCAGCCTTGTGCAACACCGAAaagttcacactggagaaaagcccttTAAGTGCAATGAATGTGGAAGATTCTTTAGTGAGAATTCTAGCCTTGTTAAACACCAGAGAGTTCACACTGGAGCAAGACCTTATGGGTGCAGGGAATGTGGGAAATTTTTCCGCCACAGCTCCAGCCTTGTTAAGCATCGGAGGATTCACACCGGAGAAATGCCTTATGAGTGCAGCAGTTGTGGGAAGTCATTTAGCCAGCGTTTCAACCTTATACAGCACCAGAAAGTTCACAGTGGAGAAAAGTCTTGCAAGGTTCAGCTGTGACTGACGCTTGCTTTTCTACCTGAGTATtagattttcttaaataaatgtttcttcatttgctgtATATCCTTCAGATCATTTCCAGAGGCTTTAAAtgatgtttttataattttcaccCATTTCCCTGGGAAGCAGGCCTGCAAAGCTCCTCACACTGTCATGCTGGAAGCTGATGgaaatatttaacttttgaagaattttccaccttGTATTCTAAATAGTTATGCCATTTCACATTTCCTGGAgtgtttgttttccagtttcttcGTATCTTTGCTGAGTTTTGTATGTAAAATATTGGCCATATATTTTTAGCAATTCTAGGGAATGTctagtagtatttcattgtgatttaaaTTTGCACTCCCCTAATGACTTGGTGTTCAGTATTTCTCCCTGTGTATTTGCCATCATATGTTTTCTTCAGTGAAGTATCTGATCAAAGTTTTTTGCCTACTATTAAACTGTCTTGcaatttcttaatatattctggatGCAAATGACTCATTTGATATATAATCAATATTTCCTCTAAGTCTGTGGCTTTGGTTTCCTTAACAGTATCTTCCCTAGAGTAGAATTTCTTAACTTTCATGAAATACAACTTATCCATTTGCCTTTTATTGGTTGTACTTTTCATATTGTGCTCTTTTTCTCTTATGGTACTTTATCAttgcctgtaaaaaaaaaaaccttacctgGGTATGCTATTGGAACCCTAAGAGCCCTTTTAAATATCTAATCTTGTGAAATCTTTGTTAATTTAAACACAAAGAAGTTCAGTGTATGTAGAAATGTTTACATATGAACATACCCCCTATCTATTCAGTGACAGCCTAGAATGCAGACGTACTCCAGCAGCTGTGAACATATTTAATGTCCAATTATTGGCTTATGAATACAGTATTTCAGTAAAAAGAATCAGAACTCCTTAGATAAGAGGCCACTTCTAGGTTAAAGCTGGAAAAGTGTAACATAAGCCAAGGAAATATCCTTGCCTTAGAAAGTAAAGAAGTACTtgggacttctcttgtggtccagTGTGTAAGGTATAGTTTGGGCCgaggcagaaaaaggaaagacgACCTCAACAGAAGTAGGTTACCTtcattcaggcaaggaggggtaACAATCAGCCTAACGACCAGGCTGAACGCTGAcagggatcagggaggctccacatttatagggaggtttgtggaagcgaTAAGGGAAACGTTAATCAGGCGGGATGTTTTGGGTATGCTTTAGTT from Bubalus bubalis isolate 160015118507 breed Murrah chromosome 18, NDDB_SH_1, whole genome shotgun sequence harbors:
- the LOC102402689 gene encoding zinc finger protein 773; translation: MRGARPGPQLLALLRPQSQMAAAALKVPPEVAVAAEWLPDHEEGQVTFEDVAVYFSWEEWGLLDEAQRLLYCGVMLETFSLMASLGLTPSRTHDMTQLEQRGEPCVLTGGVSTTATPAGCWCGAEADEAPSEQSGCVEVDRANLHQHQNLNSGEKPSTREEHEGNGKVSPGSSGLPKPQEAPSGGEPCRSTKSGQGVPPGKRHYRCSECGKAFGQKYLLVQHQRLHTGEKPYECSECGKLFSHKSNLFIHQIVHTGERPYGCSECGKSFSRNADLIQHRRVHTGEKPFKCSECGKAFRHNSTLVQHHRIHTGVRPYECSECGKFFSFNSSLMKHQRVHTGERPYKCSECGKFYSHKSSLINHWRVHTGERPYECSECGKFFSQSSSLVQHRKVHTGEKPFKCNECGRFFSENSSLVKHQRVHTGARPYGCRECGKFFRHSSSLVKHRRIHTGEMPYECSSCGKSFSQRFNLIQHQKVHSGEKSCKVQL